The following are from one region of the Paraglaciecola sp. L1A13 genome:
- a CDS encoding TIGR02450 family Trp-rich protein has product MNQINPKKLLNSKWTAITPVRKEKHFIVTEITFDENDAVLSCTIEAVMSKRASLIDWHDLKDTTHWLLGWK; this is encoded by the coding sequence ATGAATCAAATTAATCCCAAAAAATTACTCAACAGTAAGTGGACAGCTATAACGCCTGTGCGTAAAGAAAAACATTTTATCGTCACTGAAATAACGTTTGATGAAAATGACGCTGTTCTTTCATGCACCATAGAAGCGGTAATGTCAAAACGCGCGAGTCTAATTGATTGGCATGATTTGAAAGACACAACACATTGGCTACTAGGCTGGAAATAA
- a CDS encoding tetratricopeptide repeat protein, with translation MINTKIYKAVYNLSEKLMAAAEKEDQAAFDSLYAELEAVCVEHEGTAKDHPEQWETLADFTDDLPRAVVVYQKALDKAIAMNSKDHMSSIAFSMAKLQVELNDKGAAIKNLQAAKVSANKIEDKELKEEIDDLLSSLLIA, from the coding sequence ATGATTAATACCAAAATATACAAAGCGGTTTATAACCTGTCAGAGAAGTTAATGGCAGCGGCTGAGAAAGAGGATCAAGCGGCGTTCGATTCACTCTACGCTGAGCTTGAGGCTGTATGTGTTGAGCATGAAGGAACCGCTAAGGATCATCCTGAACAGTGGGAAACCTTGGCTGATTTTACCGATGATTTGCCTAGAGCAGTAGTGGTGTATCAAAAAGCTTTGGATAAAGCGATTGCCATGAATTCGAAAGACCATATGTCGTCTATCGCGTTTTCGATGGCGAAACTGCAAGTGGAGTTAAATGACAAAGGCGCGGCCATTAAAAACCTACAAGCGGCGAAAGTTAGTGCCAATAAAATTGAAGATAAAGAACTCAAAGAAGAGATAGATGATTTGCTTTCGTCTCTACTGATTGCCTAA
- a CDS encoding pentapeptide repeat-containing protein, giving the protein MQHEYYDIVIDAQHPLFNLSCWDGIRFEQCRFEGLNLPKNQWRYCVFDECEFSHCDLSMLGLNNSQFHSALFSDCKLLGIDWAHADWSANLGDSPKFTRCLLDAGSFFGLNLQGLCMIDCKVHDVDFSEGVFIKAIFCGSELTHSRFHNTDLRQADFTEVQNYHIDIRHNRLDKARFSRIEALGLLDSLGIELVE; this is encoded by the coding sequence ATGCAACACGAATATTACGACATCGTCATAGATGCTCAGCACCCGCTGTTTAACCTTTCGTGCTGGGATGGAATTCGCTTTGAACAATGTCGCTTCGAAGGACTCAATTTACCAAAAAATCAGTGGCGATACTGTGTCTTCGACGAGTGTGAATTTTCACACTGTGATTTATCAATGCTCGGCTTGAACAATAGTCAATTTCATAGTGCGCTATTTAGTGATTGTAAGTTGCTGGGTATCGATTGGGCACATGCTGATTGGTCAGCTAATTTGGGGGATTCGCCTAAATTTACCCGTTGCTTACTTGATGCCGGGTCGTTCTTTGGCCTGAATCTTCAAGGGCTTTGCATGATTGATTGCAAAGTGCACGACGTTGATTTTTCTGAAGGGGTATTTATTAAAGCGATATTTTGCGGCAGTGAGCTGACACATAGTCGTTTTCATAATACCGATTTAAGACAAGCTGATTTTACTGAGGTCCAGAATTATCATATTGATATTAGGCACAATAGGCTAGACAAGGCGCGTTTTTCCCGTATTGAAGCGTTAGGGTTACTCGATTCGTTGGGTATTGAATTGGTGGAATAG
- a CDS encoding haloacid dehalogenase type II: MAFAAPKPKVIIFDVNETLLDLDTMSTSVGKALNGHEELTTLWFSTMLHHSLVTTVTGDYQDFGKIGVAALMMVAQNNNIQITEEEALTAIKTPLLSLPAHADVKPGLTALKAQGYKLVSLTNSSNKGVETQFKNAGLTDYFDKRMSIEDIKVYKPDLRSYAWALEQLNVKPEEALMVAAHGWDIAGAKAAGLQTAFVARPGKALYPLAPKPDYVVKDLSELVEILK; this comes from the coding sequence ATGGCCTTCGCAGCCCCTAAACCTAAAGTTATTATTTTTGACGTAAACGAAACTCTACTTGATCTTGATACTATGAGCACCTCAGTTGGTAAAGCGTTAAATGGTCATGAAGAGCTCACCACTTTGTGGTTTTCAACCATGCTACATCACTCATTGGTGACAACGGTTACTGGCGATTATCAAGACTTTGGTAAAATCGGGGTGGCAGCGCTGATGATGGTCGCACAAAATAACAATATTCAGATCACTGAAGAAGAAGCACTAACGGCTATTAAAACGCCCTTATTGTCTTTGCCGGCTCATGCTGATGTTAAACCAGGCCTCACTGCACTTAAAGCGCAAGGTTATAAGCTTGTTAGCTTAACCAACTCGTCTAATAAAGGTGTTGAAACCCAGTTTAAAAATGCCGGCTTAACCGATTATTTTGATAAGCGTATGAGTATTGAAGACATCAAAGTCTATAAGCCTGACTTACGCTCTTATGCCTGGGCTCTTGAGCAATTGAACGTTAAACCAGAAGAGGCGCTTATGGTCGCTGCTCACGGTTGGGATATCGCTGGTGCTAAAGCCGCAGGCTTGCAAACCGCATTTGTTGCCCGCCCAGGTAAAGCACTATATCCGTTGGCACCTAAACCAGATTATGTGGTTAAAGACCTTAGCGAATTGGTCGAAATACTTAAATAA
- a CDS encoding peroxiredoxin-like family protein, whose protein sequence is MSLHAQIAEYDAQKAINMPKDIFDLMAKTTDTLVATGIANDALTVGDDAPDFSLPNVTGELITLAELLAHGPVVLSFYRGGWCPYCNFELRAFQNVLPEIQQLGGQLVAISPQTPDNSLSTQEKNELGYAVLADVGNKVTNDYGLVFSLDKRLRPVYEKFGLDIPAINGDDTFTLPMPATYIIGQDGKIVYAFVAEDYTKRAEPSEVIDILATL, encoded by the coding sequence ATGTCACTACATGCGCAGATTGCAGAATATGACGCCCAAAAAGCGATCAATATGCCTAAAGATATTTTTGATTTAATGGCCAAAACCACAGATACCTTGGTTGCAACCGGTATTGCCAATGATGCATTAACCGTTGGGGATGACGCGCCCGACTTTAGTTTGCCGAATGTTACTGGTGAATTAATCACTTTGGCAGAACTGCTTGCCCATGGTCCTGTGGTGTTAAGCTTTTATCGCGGTGGCTGGTGTCCATACTGTAATTTTGAATTACGGGCGTTTCAAAATGTATTGCCTGAAATTCAGCAGTTAGGTGGGCAATTAGTGGCGATCTCTCCGCAGACACCTGATAACTCCTTAAGTACCCAAGAAAAAAATGAGTTGGGGTATGCGGTTTTAGCTGACGTGGGAAACAAGGTCACAAACGATTATGGCTTGGTATTTAGTTTGGATAAACGTTTACGACCTGTGTATGAGAAATTTGGTTTAGACATTCCAGCTATCAATGGCGATGACACTTTTACCTTACCCATGCCTGCCACCTATATTATTGGCCAAGATGGCAAAATCGTTTACGCTTTTGTGGCTGAGGATTATACCAAACGCGCTGAACCCAGCGAAGTAATCGACATTTTAGCTACGCTATAA
- a CDS encoding LysR family transcriptional regulator has translation MYTINELETFVAIVENKGVVSAANALNISPATVSHRLAKLERILGTVLVFRDSRNVRPSAEGEEFYQRVGDILAALYDAEFAIGARDSGISGRLRVTLPPWVFSIYILPHLAKFEKLYPDVILDFLVTDHFVNVVDDAQDVAIRVGTLANSGLLARKITHNRRILCASPNYLRQFAPINHVQALTEHRFVCLPWQKQFKLLHVDGRIFTFNAPTRFTISNSDNMTQALRSGHGIGIKSELAIKGCLASGELIEVLPDVLATPEAPVWFLRPQNSLATRKAEAFFDFVKQAFSGI, from the coding sequence GTGTATACAATCAATGAGTTAGAAACGTTTGTGGCGATTGTAGAAAACAAAGGAGTGGTGTCTGCTGCCAATGCATTGAATATATCCCCCGCCACGGTCAGCCACCGGTTAGCAAAACTCGAGCGCATATTGGGCACAGTCCTCGTTTTCAGGGATAGCCGGAACGTAAGGCCGTCAGCCGAAGGCGAGGAATTCTATCAACGCGTAGGAGACATTTTGGCCGCCTTGTATGATGCCGAGTTTGCCATAGGTGCCAGAGACAGCGGGATAAGCGGACGATTACGTGTGACACTCCCGCCTTGGGTATTCTCTATTTATATTCTCCCCCACCTAGCAAAATTCGAAAAGCTGTACCCTGATGTGATACTAGATTTTCTCGTCACTGACCATTTTGTCAATGTAGTCGATGACGCCCAAGACGTCGCCATACGCGTGGGTACCTTAGCTAATTCTGGGTTGTTAGCTCGCAAAATCACGCATAACCGGCGTATCTTATGCGCCTCTCCCAATTATTTGCGCCAATTTGCGCCAATTAACCATGTGCAAGCGCTAACGGAGCACCGATTTGTATGTTTGCCTTGGCAGAAGCAATTTAAACTGTTGCACGTTGACGGCAGAATTTTTACCTTTAACGCTCCCACACGCTTCACTATTTCCAATAGCGACAATATGACCCAAGCACTGCGCAGTGGTCACGGCATTGGCATAAAATCTGAGTTGGCCATTAAAGGTTGCTTAGCTAGCGGTGAGTTGATTGAGGTATTGCCCGACGTGCTCGCGACGCCAGAAGCACCTGTATGGTTTTTACGCCCACAAAACAGCTTAGCAACACGCAAAGCCGAAGCTTTTTTTGATTTTGTGAAACAGGCATTTAGCGGCATTTAA
- a CDS encoding tetratricopeptide repeat protein — translation MQNSVDITIENFQQVILQDSTTQLVMLEFWAQGYEPSEQLAPVLQAIAHKQGANLLHARVDCQAQPDITAQFGVQNLPTVMLIKDGQPIDGFAGVESEATIQAMLDKHLPKPQDELFAQAKAMAEQANYQEAYTLVKEASDLDANRADIKLLLADCQVEVGQVNQAKALLATIGLVDQDGYYRTILGKIELAEQAAESPEIIALQKALESDPENLDLKVKLAVQLRQANQIEEALSLMHSVLLKDLNFQDAKKLMLDIINALPDGEPLKSQYRRKVYSLLY, via the coding sequence ATGCAAAACAGCGTAGACATCACCATAGAAAACTTTCAGCAAGTCATATTGCAAGACTCAACAACTCAATTGGTTATGCTTGAGTTCTGGGCACAAGGCTATGAGCCAAGCGAACAATTAGCACCCGTATTACAAGCGATAGCTCACAAACAAGGCGCGAATTTATTGCATGCTCGGGTGGATTGCCAGGCGCAACCAGATATCACCGCACAATTTGGTGTACAAAACCTGCCCACCGTTATGCTGATTAAAGATGGTCAACCTATTGATGGTTTTGCCGGCGTTGAAAGCGAAGCCACTATTCAAGCTATGCTAGATAAACACTTACCCAAGCCTCAAGACGAATTATTTGCCCAAGCGAAGGCTATGGCAGAACAAGCAAACTACCAAGAAGCCTATACCTTAGTTAAAGAGGCGTCTGATCTTGATGCTAACCGCGCCGATATCAAACTGTTACTAGCTGATTGTCAGGTTGAAGTCGGTCAGGTTAATCAAGCTAAAGCGTTATTGGCTACAATTGGCTTGGTAGACCAAGACGGATATTACCGCACTATATTGGGTAAAATAGAATTAGCTGAGCAAGCTGCAGAATCACCTGAAATTATCGCGTTGCAAAAAGCACTAGAAAGTGACCCGGAAAATTTAGACTTAAAAGTAAAGTTAGCAGTGCAACTGCGCCAAGCCAATCAGATAGAAGAAGCGTTAAGTTTGATGCATTCAGTCTTACTGAAAGACCTTAACTTTCAAGATGCGAAAAAGCTGATGCTCGACATAATTAATGCCTTGCCTGACGGCGAGCCGCTTAAGTCGCAATATCGCCGCAAGGTATATAGTTTATTATATTAA
- a CDS encoding DUF962 domain-containing protein encodes MSQKYQRFADFYPYYLSEHQDTVCRRLHFIGSSLIIMLIIYAVMNSQLALLWFIPVLGYGFAWLGHFFFEHNKPATFTYPFYSFLGDWVMFKDMLTGKIKF; translated from the coding sequence ATGTCGCAGAAATACCAACGTTTTGCCGATTTCTATCCGTATTACTTAAGTGAACATCAAGATACCGTTTGCCGACGTCTACATTTTATAGGCTCGAGCCTAATTATTATGCTCATCATATACGCTGTTATGAATAGCCAATTAGCGCTCTTATGGTTTATACCGGTATTAGGCTATGGTTTCGCTTGGCTAGGCCATTTCTTTTTTGAGCATAACAAACCGGCCACATTTACCTACCCGTTTTACAGTTTTTTAGGTGATTGGGTGATGTTTAAGGACATGCTGACAGGCAAAATAAAGTTTTAA
- the dusB gene encoding tRNA dihydrouridine synthase DusB: protein MQIGPYKLENNLILAPMAGVTDRPFRQLCKRMGAGLVVSEMLSSNPDVWRSNKSKQRMDHVGEEGVRAVQIAGADPLLMAQAAQFNVDNGAQIVDINMGCPAKKVNKKLAGSALLQDPQLVERIVQAVVKAVKVPVTLKIRTGWDTDNRNGLLIAKIAEQHGIKSLAIHGRTRACMYKGNAEYDTIKAIKQAVSIPIVANGDITCVHSAKHVLEYTEADALMIGRGAQGNPWIFRQIQHFLQTGEILPSPPLSEVRDVLLAHVANVHQFYGEYLGARIARKHVGWYLAEHDRERLFRAKFNAIDDAVEQLDTLAHYFDQMAGEPTTHLVSPAA, encoded by the coding sequence ATGCAGATTGGTCCTTACAAGCTCGAAAACAATTTGATTCTGGCGCCTATGGCAGGTGTGACAGATAGACCGTTTAGGCAATTATGCAAACGCATGGGTGCTGGCTTAGTGGTTTCTGAAATGCTTTCGTCGAACCCTGACGTATGGCGATCAAATAAATCTAAGCAACGTATGGATCATGTTGGTGAAGAAGGGGTTCGTGCGGTACAGATTGCTGGCGCAGATCCATTATTAATGGCTCAAGCGGCACAGTTTAACGTGGACAATGGCGCTCAGATTGTTGATATCAACATGGGGTGCCCAGCAAAGAAAGTAAATAAGAAGTTAGCGGGCTCTGCGCTACTGCAAGATCCACAATTGGTTGAACGTATTGTTCAAGCTGTGGTGAAGGCAGTAAAAGTACCGGTAACCTTAAAGATACGCACAGGCTGGGATACGGATAATCGCAACGGGTTGCTGATTGCTAAAATCGCCGAACAACACGGCATTAAGTCTTTAGCAATTCACGGCCGCACCCGGGCCTGTATGTACAAAGGCAACGCTGAGTACGACACAATTAAAGCCATTAAACAGGCTGTGTCTATACCCATTGTTGCCAACGGTGATATTACCTGCGTGCACAGTGCAAAACACGTGTTGGAGTACACCGAAGCAGATGCGTTGATGATAGGTAGAGGTGCCCAAGGGAATCCTTGGATATTTCGCCAAATTCAGCACTTTCTGCAAACTGGCGAGATACTACCCTCGCCTCCATTAAGCGAAGTACGCGACGTATTATTAGCGCACGTAGCTAATGTTCATCAGTTTTACGGTGAATATTTGGGAGCAAGGATTGCCCGCAAACATGTGGGCTGGTATTTAGCGGAACACGACCGGGAACGGCTGTTTCGAGCCAAGTTCAATGCCATCGATGATGCAGTAGAGCAACTCGATACATTGGCACATTATTTCGACCAAATGGCAGGCGAACCTACGACTCATCTCGTATCACCTGCTGCCTAA
- the fis gene encoding DNA-binding transcriptional regulator Fis, translated as MFEQNVTSPFTTTVTTPSQTQAQKPLRDSVKQAVNKYLKQLDNTDIENLYELVMAEVEAPMLEEIMTFTRGNQTRASIMLGINRGTLRKKLKQYGMN; from the coding sequence ATGTTCGAGCAAAATGTAACTTCTCCTTTTACCACAACGGTAACGACTCCTTCACAAACACAGGCACAGAAGCCTTTACGTGACTCAGTAAAACAGGCAGTTAATAAGTATCTTAAGCAACTAGACAACACAGACATTGAAAACTTGTATGAGCTAGTAATGGCCGAAGTTGAAGCGCCAATGTTAGAAGAAATCATGACTTTTACCCGCGGCAATCAAACCCGCGCGTCAATCATGTTAGGCATCAACCGTGGCACGCTGCGTAAGAAGCTTAAACAATACGGCATGAACTAA
- the purH gene encoding bifunctional phosphoribosylaminoimidazolecarboxamide formyltransferase/IMP cyclohydrolase → MTTQKPIRRALLSVSDKTGIVEFATFLAEQGVELLSTGGTAKLLADNGLTVIEASAYTGHPEIMDGRVKTLHPKIHGGILARRGQDEAVMAENNIQPIDLVVVNLYPFAATVAKEDCSLEDAIENIDIGGPTMVRAAAKNHNDVTIVVKAKDYARVTKQMQANNGSVTANTRFDLAIAAFEHTAEYDGMIANYFGAMIESDEHGDECDDDCGHVHSTFPRTFNVQMSKKQDLRYGENSHQEAAFYVENNIQEASVATATQLQGKELSFNNIADTDSALECVKEFAEPACVIVKHANPCGVALGENILEAYNRAYQTDPTSAFGGIIAFNRELDGPTAQAIVDRQFVEVIIAPTVSDEAVQIVAAKKNLRLLACGDWQGQLTDGYDFKRVNGGLLVQERDFGMVEMEDLTVVTKVKPTEQQLKDLMFTWKVAKYVKSNAIVYCKNSMTIGVGAGQMSRVYSAKVAGIKAADEGLQVEGSVMASDAFFPFRDGIDAAAAAGISAVIQPGGSMRDNEVIAAADEHGIAMVFTGMRHFRH, encoded by the coding sequence ATGACGACTCAAAAACCTATTCGCCGCGCTTTACTGAGCGTTTCTGACAAAACTGGTATCGTTGAATTTGCCACTTTCTTAGCCGAGCAAGGCGTTGAGCTTTTATCTACCGGCGGCACTGCAAAACTACTCGCAGACAACGGTTTGACCGTTATCGAAGCATCCGCTTATACGGGGCATCCTGAAATAATGGACGGACGCGTTAAAACTCTACATCCCAAAATCCACGGTGGCATTCTTGCCCGTCGCGGTCAGGATGAAGCGGTTATGGCTGAAAATAATATTCAACCAATCGATTTAGTCGTGGTTAACCTTTACCCTTTTGCTGCCACAGTAGCCAAAGAAGACTGCAGCCTTGAAGATGCGATTGAGAATATCGATATAGGCGGCCCAACAATGGTTCGTGCCGCAGCCAAAAACCATAATGATGTCACCATAGTGGTTAAGGCTAAAGATTACGCTCGCGTGACCAAGCAAATGCAAGCGAACAACGGCTCTGTTACCGCAAACACGCGTTTCGATTTAGCCATAGCAGCTTTTGAGCACACTGCGGAATACGATGGCATGATCGCCAACTATTTCGGTGCCATGATTGAGTCTGACGAACATGGTGATGAGTGTGATGATGATTGTGGCCATGTGCACAGCACCTTCCCACGTACATTCAATGTGCAAATGAGCAAAAAACAAGATTTACGTTACGGTGAAAACAGCCACCAAGAGGCTGCGTTCTACGTAGAAAACAATATTCAAGAAGCATCTGTGGCTACCGCTACGCAGTTACAAGGCAAAGAACTGTCTTTCAACAATATCGCCGATACTGATTCAGCGTTAGAGTGCGTTAAAGAATTTGCAGAGCCAGCCTGCGTTATCGTTAAGCATGCTAATCCTTGTGGCGTAGCGTTAGGTGAAAATATTTTAGAGGCCTACAATCGTGCTTATCAAACAGACCCAACGTCTGCGTTCGGGGGCATTATAGCCTTTAACCGCGAATTAGATGGCCCAACAGCTCAAGCCATAGTTGACCGCCAATTCGTTGAAGTGATTATCGCACCTACCGTTAGTGATGAAGCAGTGCAGATTGTTGCAGCCAAAAAAAACCTACGCCTTTTGGCGTGTGGTGATTGGCAGGGTCAGCTCACCGACGGCTACGACTTTAAGCGCGTAAACGGCGGATTACTAGTTCAAGAACGCGATTTTGGCATGGTAGAAATGGAAGATCTTACCGTGGTAACTAAAGTAAAACCCACTGAGCAACAACTGAAAGACTTAATGTTTACCTGGAAAGTAGCAAAATATGTGAAATCTAACGCCATTGTATATTGCAAAAACAGCATGACAATTGGCGTGGGCGCAGGTCAAATGAGTCGCGTTTATTCAGCTAAAGTTGCTGGAATTAAAGCGGCCGATGAGGGTTTACAAGTTGAAGGTTCCGTTATGGCCTCTGATGCGTTCTTCCCTTTCCGTGACGGTATTGATGCAGCTGCGGCTGCAGGTATCAGCGCAGTTATTCAGCCTGGTGGTTCAATGCGTGATAACGAAGTTATTGCGGCGGCTGACGAGCACGGCATCGCGATGGTATTTACCGGAATGCGTCATTTCCGCCATTAA
- a CDS encoding class I SAM-dependent methyltransferase, producing the protein MFKRATQLVCSLTLLASSFVQADALIDALADEGRPTEQRLRDEYRHPQQTLRFFEVQEDMAVAEISPGGGWYSNILAPLLKDKGQFYAAHFYVDENTNEFYKKSREQFEQKITALKSYQNVKVTTFHQMKATDFAPAESLDRVLTFRNIHNWYMQDGDEGVENAFNAFYKALKVGGVLGVVEHSLRESQSSALQQSSGYMKQSYVIALAEKAGFTLAAKSDINANKLDSGEHEKGVWTLPPSLRLGEKDQAKYLNIGESNRMTLKFVK; encoded by the coding sequence ATGTTTAAGCGTGCTACTCAATTAGTTTGTTCCCTTACGTTACTCGCATCTTCTTTCGTGCAAGCCGATGCGCTTATCGATGCTCTTGCTGACGAAGGACGTCCCACCGAACAACGTTTACGTGACGAATACCGTCATCCCCAACAAACATTACGCTTCTTTGAAGTACAAGAAGACATGGCTGTGGCCGAAATCTCACCCGGCGGTGGTTGGTACAGCAACATTCTTGCACCTCTGCTAAAAGACAAAGGCCAGTTTTACGCCGCTCATTTTTATGTGGACGAAAATACCAACGAGTTTTATAAAAAATCTCGTGAACAGTTCGAGCAAAAAATAACTGCGTTAAAAAGCTATCAAAATGTCAAAGTCACAACCTTTCACCAGATGAAAGCTACTGATTTTGCACCTGCTGAATCATTAGACCGTGTACTTACCTTTCGTAATATCCATAACTGGTATATGCAAGACGGCGATGAAGGGGTAGAGAATGCATTTAACGCCTTTTACAAAGCGCTCAAGGTAGGCGGCGTGTTAGGTGTGGTTGAGCATAGTTTACGTGAATCACAAAGCAGCGCACTGCAGCAAAGTTCTGGTTACATGAAGCAGTCTTACGTGATTGCTTTGGCCGAAAAAGCGGGTTTTACCCTCGCAGCTAAAAGTGACATCAACGCTAATAAACTCGACAGCGGCGAACATGAAAAAGGCGTGTGGACCCTCCCTCCTAGCCTACGCTTAGGTGAAAAGGATCAGGCGAAATACCTGAACATAGGTGAAAGTAATCGCATGACCTTAAAATTTGTAAAATAG
- the purD gene encoding phosphoribosylamine--glycine ligase, with translation MKVLIIGGGGREHALGYKAAQSNGVSQVYVAPGNAGTALEPKLENVPIDVEDISALVTFAKQNAIGLTIVGPEVPLVLGVVDAFQAEGLAIFGPSKAAAQLEGSKAFTKDFLARHNIPTADYQNFTEIEPALAYLQEKGAPIVIKADGLAAGKGVIVAMTLAEAEDAVRDMLAGNAFGEAGSRVVIEEFLDGEEASFIVMVDGKHVLPFATSQDHKRVGNGDTGPNTGGMGAYSPAPVVTDEIHQRVMDDVIYPTVQGMASEGNDYHGFLYAGLMIMADGTPKVIEYNCRFGDPETQPIMLRLQSDLVELVQLAVEGKLDQATAKFDPRAAVGVVLAAGGYPQEYNKGDVISGLSQNEDSSAKIFHAGTKEINGQVTTNGGRVLCATALGETVTDAQQRAYELAKTISWQGMFYRDDIAYRAIAREQKAK, from the coding sequence ATGAAAGTATTGATAATTGGCGGCGGCGGCCGCGAGCATGCTCTTGGCTATAAAGCGGCACAATCTAACGGTGTAAGCCAAGTCTATGTGGCCCCTGGTAATGCAGGTACTGCCCTTGAGCCTAAATTAGAAAATGTGCCAATTGATGTCGAAGACATTAGTGCACTGGTCACATTCGCTAAACAAAACGCTATTGGCCTGACAATTGTTGGCCCTGAAGTCCCATTAGTTCTCGGCGTGGTTGATGCATTCCAAGCTGAAGGATTAGCCATTTTTGGTCCAAGTAAAGCGGCGGCGCAGTTGGAAGGCTCAAAGGCTTTCACCAAGGATTTCTTAGCTCGTCACAATATTCCTACTGCTGATTATCAGAACTTTACCGAAATTGAGCCTGCTTTGGCTTACTTGCAAGAAAAAGGCGCTCCTATCGTAATCAAAGCCGATGGTCTAGCCGCAGGTAAGGGTGTAATTGTCGCTATGACTCTAGCTGAAGCTGAAGATGCTGTGCGCGACATGTTAGCCGGCAACGCTTTCGGTGAAGCTGGTAGCCGCGTGGTTATCGAAGAGTTTTTAGATGGCGAAGAAGCAAGCTTCATCGTGATGGTCGACGGTAAGCATGTATTACCATTTGCCACTAGCCAAGACCACAAACGCGTAGGCAACGGCGATACAGGACCAAATACGGGCGGTATGGGTGCTTACTCTCCAGCACCAGTAGTGACAGATGAAATTCATCAGCGGGTGATGGACGACGTAATTTATCCTACAGTACAGGGCATGGCTAGTGAAGGTAATGATTACCACGGCTTTTTATATGCGGGTTTGATGATCATGGCCGATGGCACACCTAAGGTTATTGAATATAACTGCCGGTTTGGCGATCCTGAAACTCAGCCCATTATGCTGCGTTTGCAATCTGATTTAGTTGAATTAGTACAATTGGCGGTGGAAGGTAAGTTAGACCAAGCCACAGCAAAATTTGACCCAAGGGCAGCAGTAGGTGTGGTTCTCGCCGCTGGCGGTTACCCTCAAGAATATAACAAAGGTGATGTGATCAGCGGTTTAAGCCAAAATGAGGACTCAAGCGCCAAAATTTTTCATGCCGGTACCAAAGAAATAAACGGTCAAGTTACCACTAATGGCGGCCGCGTTTTATGCGCCACGGCGTTAGGCGAAACCGTCACTGACGCCCAACAACGCGCCTATGAATTGGCTAAAACGATCAGTTGGCAGGGCATGTTTTACCGTGATGACATAGCTTACCGAGCGATAGCCCGAGAACAAAAGGCTAAATAA